The Amphiura filiformis chromosome 1, Afil_fr2py, whole genome shotgun sequence nucleotide sequence taaataaataaattaattaattaattaataaataaataaataaataaataaataaataaataaattaattaattaattaattaattaattaattaattaattaattagttaattaattaataaataaataaataaataaataaataaataaataaataaataaataaataaataaataaataaataaataaataaataaataaataaatggataaacgaataataaaataaataaataaataaataaataagcaaaggCTCAATTAAAAAAGTTAACATTGGCTTTGTCCCCCTTGGCTGACCACTTAGAATGACCTCTCTCTGCTCCACTTTACCCTCTTCATTACGAGAAATCACATTTGACATGTTCTGTATATATAAAAATATAGGCACCAACTATACTCTTCCCAGAAGTAACCTATACTGCTAGTTCCAGTAAAACCAGGCCATTTTTACGTGGACTTAATCCCATAGCCGTTTAAGTTTTCACATAATGCCATTTCGTAAAGCGGGTTTTTTTACGTCATGATCCAagcaacacaaaacgtttttaatatgTTTTAACATGTTGAATTTTAGATTTTTGGTTTCAGTAAAAACATCTCGAAAACTACTATCTTGGAGCAGTCAGCAGACTGAGTCAGCAGATTTAATGAGCtgtataaatattattatgatgtctattttcttacttTTCTTAATGAACATGGTGAAGTATTAATTCTCTTAATGAACATGGTGAAGTGTTAATTCCGTAATATTGGACCTATTGCTTCGGTTACGTTATCGCACACCTGTATTTTGAGACATGTGGGATAATACAATTATCATTCAATACAAATAAACTTAATTCCATTGTAAATCGTGAATAGATCACAAATCAAATTTGCCTAACCTTCAGAATGTTACTGCTGTAATAATGATTACATTATAAATCTTAATTTAATTTATCAAACACAATCCAATGAATATGGTGATATGTGGACCTGTACTACATTGACACTAATCATgttaagaaatatttaatagcTTATGTATCACGATCAGCATGATTCTATTTCTAGCATCAGGTCATTACTATTTATTGATTTACTAGCGACACCTGattatttaaaaatatgaaaagcaaaaatagaaacaaaaaccaaaacaacaaaGCAAACgcaaaaaaagtaagaaaaaaaaccacattattatattattatcgttattattattattattattattattattattattattattattagtagtagtattattattattattattattattattattattgttattattattattattattattattgtcgttgctgttgttattattattattattattatttttattaatatcattattattaagtattactagtgttattattattattattattattattattattattattattattattattattattattattattattattattattttaatattgggGATTATCAATGacaaattttcaacatatctTATTGTTAGCCTATAATTACCATTATTTTGTTTAGATCCTGAACATTTTATATAGCCCACCGTATGGAGAAATATCCACTGCAATACGATATTGAACAGCGTCCCCAATACACAGCGCCCTGTATTCTCCCCTGCTGTGCTGACACCAATATTCAATACTCGATCCAATTGTAATAAATGCTTTAACAAAAGCCTGGTTGACTTAAAATGATAATCAATAACCAGATATCCTTGACCACAGCGCTACTTATAGATCTACAGACCGTCAAATAATGCATTGCAACAACCGGAATACTACACGCACtgacagtgatgccaacgccgcgccttaggcgcacaattgggctacttggcgatcacttgccgctactcaaaaaagcatgccgctacttgcttaaaattgggctacttttgtcagtctcaggccgcggcagcaatttgatgtatttttctttcaatttagccgattttcggcgatttataaaggttttgagttttttaagctccaaattgcaattacaatgggttttgtgaccatttattgatcggtcggtaacttcccagtaagtaccggaagttttaaagtcaagtgcttttccgcccaattgggtgttttgcgttctaaattcgggtaaatccgcccaaatatccggtattgggcgcttttttggaagcttaaaaaattgggctacttgagaatcctttaccgcggcctggcgagtcaatgcgccgcgcctgacgctgaaaagttttggcaacactgcacgCACATAGCGTATCTTTATCACCTGCATGAAAGTGCAATATATTTCAGTGCACTTTTTATACCAAAGGACAATATCTTAAAGTACATCCACCGCAGTTTTAGTTACTAAATCGGGGTAAGTACACTCTTATAATATCATGCTTTTAATTACACGTGAGTTCTTGCAAGGTTCTAGTGAGACACTATTTATCCTTGGAATATAAATATTTAGTTTAGTTAAGAACATTGTTGTACAAACTGCCTTCGTTGTCAATATTGATTTATCAGCAACTCCATCGGTTGCCGGCAAGTATCAAAAAGCAATTTCATCCACgtatttcagcatgttcagtgtccCTTAAATTTAATTCTGAGGTGACAATTAGTAAGATCAAGATGTCAATTGTACAAGTGGTAAGTTTATGCTACGTGTAAAGGTGCACCATATACTATATAGTAGTTTAAGGTATTTTCTATTTAATTATTTCctcattgtttttttttgtttatgatAAGCTATGTGTTAGATTAGATGTTGACCTATTAAGCAATTATTCATGTAACAACTGCAGTGTTTGGTAGTGTTAGTCTAAGACCGGGATGAACAAAATATACTGAAAAGAAAGTACAGTGTTTTGTAGTGCAATAAAAACACCTGGAATAGTACGGTTATTCGACCAGTTGCAATAAAAATAGATGATCAATATGGTTGTATGATATTATTAATCAATTCCATGTATAACATAAAAATTACTTCAATAGGCATGATAGTACACTAGCTTTGCGACCATGCAATTAATCATATCAATCTTTTGTGAATCGTCACCAAGACCCATGCAGGTATCATCAATATTACGATAAGGTCCAGATGATACACTTTGGTCAAATATCGTGGGTAAACCAAGTGTATATAGCACTGAAGAGTCGTAGTGAACAGTTATGTATAAATAACTTTGATAcatacatttaataatattaagggggtactacacctctgtggtaaatgtgtgactatttttgcatttttctcaaaaaaaaataacacactggtaacaaaagttatgtattattggggcaaggaatccaattactacactgaaatttcagtgattcaagacaagtggttcagtatatatgataggaaatgagtgaCATCATAGCGGtatcttatttcttatcataaataacgagccCCTTGTCTTGgctcactgaaattccagtgtagtaattggattccttgcccctataatatatacataacttttgttaccactgtgttattagtttttgagaaaaatgcaaaaatagacacaacttTATCGAGTGGTGTAGTACCTCTTAATAAAAAGCTTTTCATTGGATTGGAAATGCAAATAATTGTAACCATTATGTAAACCCTTTTCAAGATGGTTACAATCCTAAAAAGTATTTGCCAGTTCAGTAAATTTAATGACTAACATGCATTGTTACGTCTTACGTGCTGCAAGGATGCCACtatattttcctttcaaataCCAGTGAAACCCAATAAAAATGATGCTACTGATGATATTATGGCTCACGTTACCATGGtcataaaataataatacagCCATGACAACAAAATTGAGCATCCGCTCGCACCATGAACTTACCAACTGAGCAATTGTCAATCGATAGTTATAATCGATAAAATATTAAGTTAATAAGTATCTTTTTATATCTATTTATACACACTATTAGTGGTAACACTACATGATGTACTGCTACATAATTATGTTTGGATTGCCAACAAACTGAATAAACCATGCTTTAACTGGAAGTAGAAGCATGTCAATTAATTGCTATTCTCTTGTTGTGTTATTTTCCAGTGAATACTGAGCTCATCGGAAAAGCCCATGCTTCGTTGGAGAGGTAATCGATTTCAAGGAGGCGTAATTGTTGCACGAATTGACATGGTATAACAACATATCAAGTGGATATGTGCATATTAATAATAGCGAGTTAACTCATTAAGTTGTAGTACTTCATGCAATACCACGTGGATGGATAATATTTTATAACAACCGGTTCAACCACTTAACAGTCAGAAAATGCAGACTATCCTGTAAGAGGGGAAGGTGTTATAGATGAACACAATCACGTCAGAAATCGCATACATCGACAGAAATGAGTGTGCACTTCAGATAAATTGAAACGGCAAAGTAGTCAGTCGCACATGAAAATACTAGAATTCCCTTAGGCTGAACGTTAGCCTGACATGCTTGCACTAGGACAAGGAAAGATCGATTTCAGGAATATAAGGAGAGAAATACGGATGCACTATGTCACTCTTGCATTTCGAATTAGTCGGAGCATCAAATGTACCGTGAAAGACCGCACCTCTTCTTTGGAATTCCCGTATCAGTTCGAGAGGCACTCTGTATTAATTGACTAGAGCTCATGTTTTGACTACCCGTATTCAACAGATTTAAACGGCATGTTTAATGGATACTATTAGTTGTTGCTGTAGAAACAAAAATCGAATATTTGCATGATTTGAGCGAATGTTAATGTTTACACCTAGCCATTTATGCTTCATTAACTTCTAACATTTAATAATGTGCTCGATATTTTCCAGCTCATTTTATGTAACTTACGTTTCCATCGATATAGACTTCATGGCTGTCGGTCATCACACGTGGGAAGTAGAACTTAGCTATTATACTACTTGATAACTAAACAAAATAGCGACCTACTTGCGGAACCAAaaggatttttttcttttgaGATTATCAGCCGGTGGCGTTTCATTGCATTAAATGTACAAACCACCGTGAGCAGTCATTGAATCGTGGTCCCATAAAACATTAAGATCATAAAGACACAAATTGTGGTCCAAATGCATTAAAGGTATCATTCGTATATACTATGCCTGGAGGGATTGCCAAAATTGTCTGCATTGATCACACAACAATGACGATATCTATTAATGACACGGCTTGACATATATTTTTCCTGTCTCTGGTACCAGTTGTTGTGCATCTAAAATTGTTCAATGAAGCCTAAACCGCTCCTGACAATCGAAACACTGCCACACTGTActatgtatgcatgcatgcatatttAATTAAGAAATTATTTACACACCAAACTACCAAGAAATTGAGTCAGGTGGTATTCTGAAAAACAGCAAGTGATTTTTAATCACGTATTGTACCTGGCTGACAAAATTTGTCAACACGGCAAAGAGCAGATTCGGAAGGGGAAAATATCGACGCATCGTCAATTCTCAATTTCTCCTACCTACCTGTACCAAGCTATTGCTAGTTAAACACAGTTCACAAGCCGTCTGCTGCAAGGTAGAGTACTTTTAGCTCCATAATTGACCACGCACCGACGGAGGTAGGAGAAGGGCGCTATATTATATACATCGGTTGGCGCTGGCAATGTACTAGTAATTTACACCAAAGCTCAGTCCTAGCTAGACGTCTTACTTGAAGACGCTCTTAAAAGCCTCAGCACTACAGCTACGTAAATACAAAATGAGATTTGAGATCCGATAGTCATCTGAATAAATATGACACCGACTTCATTTGACATCAATGTGAAGGATGAATACCCACTTGTGATCTCCACTTGTGTTCACGGCTATTGTGAGCTCAGTATTTTCTGCACAAGGAAATTAAATGGGATTTCTTCAATATAAGGAAGTATTGGTACGTGAGATGCCCCTTACTGCTACTAACATGAATAATATAACAAATACACGGAACTTGGATTATACGGAAATTCCTTTTACGGAAGTGTTTTCTTTGTCCACAACTTTTGAAGGAATGGAAAATACAGAAACTAACAGTACTGATATAATATATGGGACAATAACGGAGCAATGGAATAATTATACATATTCACCGGATGCTGACAAAAGCCAATTCCGGAAGATCTTGCCAGATTTGTGATCGTTACTACTCTGCTTTCTTTGTTTTCACTTGCTACAATTTTTGGAAATACTTTAGTAATGCTTGCAGTTTATCGCGAAAGAACTTTACGAAGTGCGACCAATTATTTCATCGTGTCGTTAGCTGCGGCTGATCTTCTTGTTGGTCTCGTGGTTGTACCATTTGCCATCATTGATACCGTAACAGGAGGATATTGGTATTTCAGTGTGGTTTGGTGCGATCTTTGGCATGCCTTAGACATATTAGGATGCACTGCCTCTATTTGCCATCTGTGTGTAATATCTTTGGATCGCTTTTGGGCTGTTACAAGGCCGCTAAGTTACCCAACTATGATGACTAAAAACTAGGGGTATATTAATCGTGGTTGTTTGGTTTGTATCATGTGCAATATCGTTTCCATGTATAGCATGGTGGAGAGCCGTGGAACCTCCTCAACCCCTAATGCATGTATCTTCCTTCAAATGCAATATACCTCATTCTTTCATCCTGTGTATCGTTTTACTTGCCATCTTTCATCATGATGGTTTTATACTTCCGTATTTTCCGTGCAGCGGTTAATCAGGTTCACCATATTCGTTCTGGAACCAAAAGAATTGGACCAAAGCGCGGGAAACATGGTAAGCATCAGCAAAATGGAGATGCAAAATCTAATGGCGCCGTTTTGAGGATCCATAGAGGTGGTGGTGCCAGTGCAAGTTCGCTTCCCGATTCAAAAGGAGGAACACATCCTCTTATGGGACGGCGATTAATGTCTCGAGTGAATAGAGAACATAAAGCCGCCAAGACACTAGGGATTGTTGTTGGTGTTTTCATCGTTTGTTGGCTACCGTTTTTTGTAGTCAATGTAGTTGGGCCTCTGTGCCCAGAATGCATTAAAGGACCTGACATTTTACTCCCCGTCATAACCTGGTTAGGCTATATCAATAGTGCGCTAAATCCCGCAATTTATGCATGCACAAGTCGAAGTTTTAAGAAAGCCTTCAAACGAATTCTATGCCGTTGTTGTGGCGATCAAAAGAAAGGCTATCGTTTTACAAGAACTAATACACAGTTTATGAGTATGGATTCAACGTACACTTCAACTTATAATATGGGCGAAATGACAACAGCAATAGCATCGCCACCACCTCCACCACCATCTTCGTAAATGGTCACCACGTTCCAATTATTCTTCAGAACAGGTTTTAAATGACAGGATATGACAATTGAGCATGTAACCCGCCGAACATGAGATAACGCAGCTactaatttatttaaaaaacaacaagtgCTTTAAATATCCTCAGCCTAAATTTATTAAAATTACAGGACTTCAAagatataaatttatataaataaatagtttaattgatgtttttatcatgtttataacgcACATCTTGTCTGTTTTTGTTCCTGTTCAGTATCAAATAATCGCATATATAAATGAGTCTTTTTGAAAGAGATTCAGCAAGAAAAGAAACATGATATAGAAATTAGTTTTAAACTTTGATTGACACTATAACATTCAGTATTAAACCGATCATTTGAAATAATGTAAATAATTCACCATATGTTTTACACCATACATTGATACATTCCGTGTCGGTTAAATCGTGCTGGGAACTTATAATTATGATTTATAATTCGATTTTAATTGTTagtcccagcaaacgcaaaacgtttttaaaacgttttaaaccagttatattttgggtgaaaacgttttaataacattaaatgtcgggttatataaaggtcatgaaaacgttttaaaacgttttgtttgaatACACGTTACAGAAATATTtggtaaatgttttcaaaatgttattgaaaaatatttttttgcaaatagttttgcgaaatattttgttaaccattaaataacatgttagaatAAAGTTATCAATAAATGTTATTGAATGTTACGAGAACGTTATATACTTcatataccctttaaataacc carries:
- the LOC140157491 gene encoding LOW QUALITY PROTEIN: dopamine receptor 2-like (The sequence of the model RefSeq protein was modified relative to this genomic sequence to represent the inferred CDS: inserted 4 bases in 2 codons), with the protein product MTPTSFDINVKDEYPLPIPEDLARFVIVTTLLSLFSLATIFGNTLVMLAVYRERTLRSATNYFIVSLAAADLLVGLVVVPFAIIDTVTGGYWYFSVVWCDLWHALDILGCTASICHLCVISLDRFWAVTRPLSYPTMMTXKTRGILIVVVWFVSCAISFPCIAWWRAVEPPQPLMHVSSFKCNXYLILSSCVSFYLPSFIMMVLYFRIFRAAVNQVHHIRSGTKRIGPKRGKHGKHQQNGDAKSNGAVLRIHRGGGASASSLPDSKGGTHPLMGRRLMSRVNREHKAAKTLGIVVGVFIVCWLPFFVVNVVGPLCPECIKGPDILLPVITWLGYINSALNPAIYACTSRSFKKAFKRILCRCCGDQKKGYRFTRTNTQFMSMDSTYTSTYNMGEMTTAIASPPPPPPSS